Part of the Cloacibacterium caeni genome is shown below.
CAAAAGAATTATTCGCTTTAGCGAATTGAATAAGCGAGAGCTTTATGCGAATTTATTCGCTTCTTTGCTTTCTTCAAAAAAATAATGGATAGATAAATCTTTGCGTTTCAAAATAAATTATACCAATTCTATAACCGTAATTTCTGGATTGATGCCCACTCTTCCAGGATAAGCAATAACTCCGAAACCTCTGTTTACATAGAGATATTTTCCTTCTGACTCATATAAATCAGCCCATTTTTTGTATTTAAATTTTACAGGCGACCATTTGATGTTTTTCAAATCTAAACCAAATTGCATTCCGTGAGTGTGACCAGAAAGGGTAAGATGAACATTGGTTTTGTGCTTTTTTACCACTTCGTCAAAGTGAGTTGGGTCATGGCTCATCAAAACTTTAATCGCATCTTCAGGAACGCCCTTCAAAGCTTTGTCTAAATCACCATATTGTGGAAAAGGTTTGATTCCCCAATTTTCTACGCCCAAAAGATAAATTTTCTCTCCATTTTTTTCTAAGGCAATATTTTCATTGCGCAGCATTTTAAAACCAGCTTCGGCTTGATAGTTTTTCAAAGTTGGGATGTTTTGCGCTTTTTCTTCTCGAGAATTCCACGCGCCATAATCGCCATAATCATGATTTCCTAAGATAGAAAATTTGCCGTCTTTGGCTTTAATGTTTTTAAAAAGCGGAATAAATGGTTTGAATTCATCTGCATAATTATTCACCATGTCACCGGTGAATAAAACCACATCTGCATCTTGTTCATTAATCAGTTCAATCGCTTTTTGTAATTTTTGAGGATTGAAAAAACTTCCACTGTGAACATCCGAGATTTGTACGATTTTGTAGCCTTTGAAATTTTCGGGGAGGTTTTTAAATCTCAATTTTACTTTTCTTACCGTGTGTCTGTATTTTCCGAAAATTATGCCATCTATTGCCAATGCTGAGAAAATTCCAGCAGCCGCAAGAGCGGTGGTAGAAATGAATTTTCTGCGCTCAGGGAAATAGTTTTCTTTAGCGGTGAAATATTTAAAACCAAATTCTACCAATCTGGTAAAATCTCCTATCAATAAAAATATTACAGACAATAGTTTCGGAAGAATGAAAATCATCATCGCAGAAACCATTAATTGAATTTGTTGATGGTCTCTAGAAGCTTTATTAAATGTTAAAATCCAATATAAGATGATTCCGTAAGCCAAAAGCGTAAAAATCCAATATCCAATTCTAATGTAATTATTGGTAGTAATATTTCTAATCGCTTGATAAACATATATTTCGATGATGAAAAATACAGCGAGTAATACGATAAAATTTGTTTTCATAAATTATTCTTCATAAAAAAACTCCGACAAGTTAAGTAGTCGAAGTTTTGTATATTTTGTTTCAAAATTCTGATTAAGGCATCTTATAAACAATACAGTTGATGTTCATTCCGGCACCTACAGAACCCATTACTACATAACCTCCTTTTTTGAAAGAATGACCTTTCATTTCTCCTTTAGCAATTAAATCAAACATCGTAGGAATAGTGGCTACAGAAGAATTTCCTAAATATTGAATCGTCATAGGAGATACATTTTCGTCATATTCTGATTTCCCGTATAATTTATACAATCTAGAAACCATAGCATGGTCCATTTTTGCATTGGCTTGGTGCATTAAGATTTTATCAATGTCTTCTATGCCAATTTCTGCGTTATCCATTGTTTCTTTTACCGCAGCAGGAACATTTTTGAGGGCATATTCGTAAATTTTACGACCATGCATTCTGATATACATTTTTTCTTGATCTGCTTCTGGATTAAGCGAATGAGAATTTTCTAAATACAAAAGTTCTTCTGCATTATCACAAACGGTATTGGTAGCAATGATTCCTACGTTTTCTTGTTCAGATTTTTGTAAAACTACAGCTCCAGCTCCATCTGCGAAAATCATTTTATTTCTGTCAAATGGGTCAGTTACACGACTTAAAGTTTCACCACCAATTACTAAAATGGTTTTTGCTTTTCCTAGTTTAATTAAATCGTCTGCTAAAATCATTG
Proteins encoded:
- a CDS encoding 3-oxoacyl-ACP synthase III family protein, whose product is MPSSVIVGSGSCIPERVIDGSHFINSKFYTDAGDFIDKPNEEIIKKFVDITEIEERRYLRNDQFNSDLGVQAAKEAIYDAKIEKEDLDYIIFASNFGEVSANGMANFMPNMAARVKHKLGIKNRKCITYDMIFGCPGWVEAMILADDLIKLGKAKTILVIGGETLSRVTDPFDRNKMIFADGAGAVVLQKSEQENVGIIATNTVCDNAEELLYLENSHSLNPEADQEKMYIRMHGRKIYEYALKNVPAAVKETMDNAEIGIEDIDKILMHQANAKMDHAMVSRLYKLYGKSEYDENVSPMTIQYLGNSSVATIPTMFDLIAKGEMKGHSFKKGGYVVMGSVGAGMNINCIVYKMP
- a CDS encoding metallophosphoesterase; the encoded protein is MKTNFIVLLAVFFIIEIYVYQAIRNITTNNYIRIGYWIFTLLAYGIILYWILTFNKASRDHQQIQLMVSAMMIFILPKLLSVIFLLIGDFTRLVEFGFKYFTAKENYFPERRKFISTTALAAAGIFSALAIDGIIFGKYRHTVRKVKLRFKNLPENFKGYKIVQISDVHSGSFFNPQKLQKAIELINEQDADVVLFTGDMVNNYADEFKPFIPLFKNIKAKDGKFSILGNHDYGDYGAWNSREEKAQNIPTLKNYQAEAGFKMLRNENIALEKNGEKIYLLGVENWGIKPFPQYGDLDKALKGVPEDAIKVLMSHDPTHFDEVVKKHKTNVHLTLSGHTHGMQFGLDLKNIKWSPVKFKYKKWADLYESEGKYLYVNRGFGVIAYPGRVGINPEITVIELV